A single Dermacentor variabilis isolate Ectoservices chromosome 9, ASM5094787v1, whole genome shotgun sequence DNA region contains:
- the LOC142558152 gene encoding uncharacterized protein LOC142558152 gives MTRDDHSGRRLARAEALARHYGNKHGVFYVDASGPHHGGWFTAAVVHQNTAVNGLTFKAQDITHAEEVAIALAAADQDSRVIISDSRGACRNIERGFIPYLAYRLLQGSNYLGVPAPRTIVWTPAHEGLEGNEAADAAARALTLRASPSPPVAADSDPNPVFTFKEITQHYQYGHAIFPKPCKGLTKADERLLLRLYTKTLLCPAIQKHFDPACTGECLHCEEKSSDIFHMVWACQSTPHLPPIPNPTREDWEAALLGCSDLASQKALVGRARAAATANGFL, from the coding sequence ATGACACGAGACGACCATAGTGGCCGGCGCCTCGCGCGCGCGGAAGCGTTGGCACGTCACTATGGGAACAAGCACGGAGTattctacgtggacgcctccggcccacACCATGGGGGTTGGTttacggccgcagtcgtccaccaaaaCACCGCGGTGAACGGCCTTACGTTCAAAGCACAAGACATAACACATGCGGAAGAGGTGGCCATCGCGCTCGCCGCCGCAGATCAGGACTCGCGGGTCATTATTAGCGACTCACGAGGGGCCTGCAGGAACATTGAAAGGGGCTTTATTCCCTATTTGGCGTACCGCTTACTTCAAGGCAGCAATTATCTCGGGGTCCCCGCGCCCCGCACGATAGTATGGACTCCCGCGCACGAGGGTCTCGAGGGCAACGAAGCGGCCGACGCCGCTGCCCGCGCGCTCACTCTCCGGGCATCgccttcgcctcccgtcgctGCGGACTCCGACCCTAATCCGGTATTTACCTTCAAGGAAATCACCCAACACTACCAATATGGCCATGCAATCTTTCCTAAGCCCTGTAAGGGCCTCACGAAGGCGGATGAGCGTTTACTCCTTCGCCTCTATACTAAAACACTGTTGTGCCCGGCAATCCAAAAACATTTCGACCCTGCGTGCACAGGGGAGTGCCTGCACTGTGAGGAAAAATCTTCGGAcattttccacatggtgtgggcatgccaatcaacccctcaccttccccctatacccaaccctacccgggaggactgggaggcggccctgctcggctgctccgaCCTGGCGAGCCAGAAGGCCCTGGTCGGCCGTGCCCGAGCCGCGGCTACAGCCAATGGGTTCCTGTAA